The nucleotide window GAGTAAAATCTGCGGTTTTTTGTTTTAAGGAGCAACTTTTCATGGTGATGACCTATTTCAGTAGCTGGTTTTATGGCTTTTATTTTTGGCCCACAAGTTCCGGGTAAATAGCGTCATGCCAATGAATCGTCTATAGCCCGGAACTAGAAAAGGTTCCGGGCTTTTTTGTTAACTATCTCGCCCTACCCAATCTTTTAACTTCAAGGAGACTCGAACCATGATTAACGCCAAACTTGCCTCGCAATCCCACGCCAATCACCAAACTACTGTCAAACTTTCCGAACAAGTTTCCTTCGGTGGAACGGAACTTGCAATCGTTGGGGGGCCTTGTACAGTGGAAAGCTTGGAACAGATGGAAACGGTCGCTAGCCAACTCGGCGCTGCACCCGTTCAGGCGCTGCGTGGCGGTGTCTACAAACCCCGTACCTCTCCCTATGCGTTCCAGGGAATGGGAGTGGAAGGACTCCAGATTTTGGCAGATGTGCGATCGCGTTATGGCGTACCCGTCGTCACAGAAGTGATGTCAATTGGGCAAATAGAAGCGGTTGCGACTCACGCGGATATGCTGCAAATTGGGAGCCGCAATATGCAAAACTTCGATTTACTGAAAGCTTTGGGACAAGCTGGCAAGCCAATATTGCTCAAACGTGGTCTAGCTTCTACGATTGAAGAATTTGTCATGGCGGCTGAATATATTTTAAGCCACGGCAATCCTGATGTGGTGCTGTGCGAACGGGGTATCCGCAGCTTCGATAACTATACGCGCAATGTGCTAGATTTAGGCGCGGTAGCGGCTTTGAAGCAGATAACCCACTTGCCAGTCATTGTCGATCCGTCTCATGCCGTCGGTAAGCGGGAATTGGTGGCACCTTTGGCAAAGGCTGCGATCGCCTGTGGTGCAGATGGCTTGATTATTGAATGTCACCCAGAACCCGAAAAATCCGTTTCCGATGCTCGTCAGGCGCTTTCTTTAGAAGATATGGTGGATCTCGTTCATAGTTTAAGACCTGTAGCCGCAGCGGTTGGGCGACGTATATCCGAAGTAGGGGCGGGTTTCAGTTTAAAACCCGCCCCTATTCATTTCTCTGCCAAGAAACCATGTGGACTTACAGCTTAATCTTATTGATTGATTCTGCCGCGATAGCAATCCTCTTTAAGTTGTACGCGAGTATTCGTCCGCCTTGTAGAGATATGGATTATGGCGTCTCTACAAGAGTTCGCGAATCATTTAGGATTGCTATATTTGCGTTCCTTCCTAGCTCCCTTTTTAAGGGGGTTGGGGGGATATACCGCAATTTATTCTTGTGGAAATATCCAAGTCCATCGCACATTTTTGAGTGTCTTTAATTGACGTAGAGGCGCGATAATCCTTGCTTCTACAAGGCAGGAGAAATATTAAGCAGAATTACATCACATCTTTATTTTTTATTCTCACTCGCTCATAAAACTCCTCCATCACTTCAATAAAAGAACTATCTTTCTTCCAAAAAGGCGGATAATCACCCTGTTTTTTAATCAAAATTGCTGGCAAACTTGCCAAAGATGCCACTTCAACCGTTTGAGGCAGTCGCTTAGTCCCCAGCCAAAATTCTCTGGGATTTATCTTCTCAGGAACCGGAACTTTTTCCAGTGGTGTATAGTAAGACGCTGAGGATTCTAAAGGGATTTCTTTTGCTGTGAGTTCAGTAGATAAAACCTCACCTAAAGGAGATTTTGCCAGTTCCGCTTGCAGTGCTTCTTTAGATAAGCCTCTGAGTTCAAACAACAGAAACGGATTGTGGTCTAATTGGGACGCTACCAAGTAGTAGACACCCGCGATGTGTTTGCAGGGATTGGCATAATCTGGACAGGAACAGTTTGTTTTAAAATCTTTACGATTGTGGGGGAGAAGATGCAATCCCAGGTCGGAAAAAGCATCTTCAATATTATCGGGAACTTCATTCATCAGCAGCTTAGAGACAAAGCTAGCTTTTGATGAAAGGTGTTTAATCGCCTTCGACCAACTGGATTTATCAATCGGTGTAATTTCAATATTTATAATATAGGTCGGTTCTTTGTAAACTCCAAAATAGGGATTGACTGAACCTTTAACAACAGCATTAATTTCATTCTGGTCAATTTTGTAGTGGAGAACTTTTCCTCCATTCGCATAAGAACGTCCTCGTCCTAATCTCGCAGGATCGGTAAAAGCTTCTAAGGCTTGAATGAAGCGTTTTCCCCACCAGGTACGGCTAAATTGAGCCATGATTACTCCAAGATTGCAGCTTTGTTAAGTGAAATCAGTTGTTTAAAGGCTTCGTTATCGAGTTCTGTCAGCCAAGCTTCATCGGTACCGACAACAACAGAAGACAGCTTTTTCTTATCTTCAATCATTTTATCGATGCGTTCTTCCAAAGTTCCAATGGCAATAAATTTGTGAACAAATACATTTTTATTCTGACCAATCCGGAAAGCTCTATCTGTTGCCTGATCTTCGACAGCGGGGTTCCACCAGCGGTCAAAGTGGAAAACGTGATTTGCTTTCGTTAACGTAATGCCAACGCCGCCAGCTTTGAGAGAGAGAATAAACACCGATGGTTCTGTTTCTGGATTTTGAAATTCGCTAATCATTTGTTCTCGCTTGTTGCGGTTGGTGCCTCCGTGAATGTAATAAGTGTTGTAATGGTAAGTATGTTTGAGGTATTTTTCTAGAGAGTCGCAAATTTCCTTGAATTGGCTAAAAATCAGCAAACTTTCGCCTTCAGAAATTGCTTCCTCGACCATTTCCGCCAGACGGCTGAGTTTATGCGATCGCGCGGTTGAAAATTCGCTCCCATCTTGTAAAAATTGCGCTGGATGATTGCAGATTTGTTTCAGCCTCAGCAAGGTTGACAAAATTAACCCTTTGCGCTGAATTCCTTCGGAATCATTAATTTTTTCGCTCACATCTTTAACGACAGCTTCATAAAGAGAAGCTTGTTCTTTCGTCAAATTGCAATATAGTTTCTGTTCAACTTTATCCGGCAGATCGTTAATAATTGATTGGTCGGTCTTGACTCGACGTAAAATAAAAGGCTCTACTAATTTCTTCAAGGTCGCAGACTTTACCCGATTATTATCTTTCTGAATTGGGATCTCAAAGCCTTTCCGAAATTGTGCTTCTTTCCCCAGGTAGCCAGGATTTAAAAAGTTAAAAATTGACCATAAATCTAGTAACCTATTTTCTACTGGTGTTCCCGTTAGTGCCAGTCGATGGTTAGCAGTCAACTTTAAAATTGCCTTGGTTTGAGCCGCTTTAGGATTTTTGATATTTTGCGCTTCATCCACTACCACTCGATGCCACTTTAGACTATGCAAAAGTTTTTCATCTTTTCGAGTTAAAGTAAACGATGTAATCACTACATCATGCTTAAGACAAGCTTCTTTAAAATCAGCGACTTGTTGAATGCGGCTAGTGCCATGATGCACCATTGCTTGTATATGAGGCGCAAATTTTTCGATTTCTTTTTGCCAATTTCCGACAACGGATGTTGGTGCAATCAGCAAAGTCGGTAGGATTGAATCTGCCGATTCTTTTTCATTGACCAACCGAGCAATTACTTGAACCGACTTACCCAATCCCATATCATCAGCAAGACAACCATTTAGACCGAGCGTTTCTAAATATTGCAACCAGGACACGCCGCGTTTTTGGTATTCGCGTAAATTTCCTTGCAACCTTGGCGGATTTTGAACCGGCTCCAGTCTACTTTTATCCTCCAATTTCGCCATCATTTCTGACAATGTCTGGTCATGCTCGACCTCAATATCATCCTCCGTTGCTGCGGCTAATTTCATGAAATCTAACAGAGTCATTTCTGGCTGCTCTTTAGCGTGAAATTGCCAGAATTCCAACATTTGCTGCATCTTTTCTTGGTCTAGTTCTATCCACTGACCGCGAAATTGTACCAATGGTGTTTTCGCTTGGACGAGTTGCTGCCATTCTTTTTGAGTAACCGGATGACCGCCAATTGATAGCTCGTATTGATACTCTACAATCGCGTCTAAACTAAAGTATCCTTTGTTAGCAGCTTTGGATTTACCAACGCTTCGAGAAGACGTTTTCAGCCGAACTCTGGCTTTCCGACGACCATCCGGCGTCCACCAGGCGGGAACGATGACTTTGTAACCGGAATCTTCTAATACCCAGGCGCTTTCTTTGAGAAATTCAAAGGCTTCTTGCAGATTAAGTTGCAACCCAATTGGCTGGTCGGTTTCCAATCCCTGCCATAGTTTAGGATACATCCGCGCTGCATATCCCAAATTCAAAAGCAGATTATTTTCAAAATCTTTGCCAAAGTATTTTTGAATATTTTTTTTAGTTTTCTGATTTAGTCGCCAATAATCTCCTAAGGAAAGTTTTAAAGAGGGATCTTGTTTGGAGTTAGCCAAAAAAGTAATTTGCCAGTTATCGGTTTCCGAGCTAGCTTCTTTTAACTGAAAGCAGAGGTCAAAATTTCCTGTATTTTGGCTGCGGGTTAGTTTGGCTTTCCAGGCATACCATTGTTTGTATTCTTCTAAAGCTTTTTCGGTAGTTTGTGGGTTCTTAGCATCCAAGTAAAAACAATCATAAAGGATAGTATTTGCAATCTGTTGATTGAATTTAGCAGTCGAGGGAGTTTGGGTAATTATTTCATGCAACAGACATTCAGAAAAGTGGCAGAGAAAGCTTTCTTTAGAAAAGAATTCAACTGTTGTCCGAGGTACGGAAGAACCGGCAACGCAAACTAGAGGCATATAGTCTGCGTATCTTTGAATTAAGGTTTCGTATTTTTCGGAAACAATCTCCCATCCTGAATAAATTTCAAAGGGATTCGCTGTTTGCTTGCGTTTTCCTTTGGTTACAGCAGGAAGTTCTCGATATTTGAGGCTGGGAATATATTGGTCTTTGAATATAATTTGTTTGAAGGCTTGGGTATAGTGATACCAAAATAGGAGGTCTGAACCAATGATAATTTCGCCAAGGTTATGTAAAGCCAAGAAGTGAATATCATTGAGCAGTTTAATAACATTGCTAACCTTGGTATAGCTATAACTGCCGGTTTTTACCCTAGTATTGACTTCATAAGTATCGATTTCCCAGTCTGTAAATCCTTCATAGTCTTCGTTAACTTCTTCTTCCAAATATTTAATTAATTCAGGAGAAGGAAGAGGCTGGTTATTTGCGGTGGGAAGGGCAATGTATTGAGTAGAAATATTCTCGTTAATCTTATGATAAGGTGCTGCGATTCCCAGTTCATTGGTTAGAAAAGCTTCCAAGTCGTCTTTTGCAAGATGGCTGGGATGGAGGTTTTTTTGCGAGTTGCAGCGTTTTTTTAAAATTGAGGTTTCTACCCACAGGTAAAATGCACCTGTTTGTAGGAAATTAGCTTCTGCCTTAGGAATCCAAGTACCGTGGAGGATTTTCATAGGTAGATGCCTCAAGGATTTTTCTGAAATTGTAGCGGGTTAAGGATGCGAACTTCTCGCAGAAGCCGTCCCTTGGGGACATTGCTTCTTATCTGTTGCAATTATTTAGCTGTTTGCGTCCCTACTGTCAAGTTTTCTAACTGGGTTTTGGATTAAAAAATGTAACGGTAAAAGTTAAAATCCGAGCAAAGGAGAGATTTCTACAAAAAACAAAGATTGATCATAGAAAGGCAGCCAAGATGTCAGGCGGTTACTTTCTGTTGTGGCTGCGGCTTTTGGAGGGATTCACCTTCTTGGGAATAGGCTTGTACACATAGCTGCTGTGGTTGCTGTATACACAGTTACAGCCCGGAACTTTCCCGCCAGAGATAGATGTTAGCAAAGCTGGGAGTTGCCACCACAGACTGACAACGGTTCTACCGCTAGCACGACAACAATTAAATTGGCGATTGTTATTCTGTTTAAGGAAAACAAAACACCGGATGGGCGTTATGCCGCAGTGGCCCAGTATCGGACATCAAAGAAGAGCGACGTCAGATGTCAGAACGGTTTAAATAACAAAAAGCATAGATGGTGTGGAGTTTTTGTCGCTTCCTCCACTTTGTTACTACCGAGGGGAGGCGCAACCCTCCATCAGAGCGGTCTTAGGTAGTAAACGCTTTCGCTGTAACAACTCATTGTCTATATAAAAAAGCCTTGACTTCTTAAGGAGTCAAGGCTCTTCTGTCTGATTATGTTATCTCCATCCTAAATTATTTGTGAAGGCAAGATCCTAGACTTCCAGTCAACCAATGTTGAGGATAATTTACTCCATCAATCTAGTGCGTTCATTAGCGCCCCAATGGTTGCAAACTCGCGCCAACTTTCACCCGCGAGTTTTGCTGCCATACAAGCTAGTCCTTTACCGGCGATCGCATTCCTGACTATCATGATCGCGATCGCCCATAATTGTGGCGTGTTGACTAAGCCGATTTGTGTGTTCAAGCGCTTACATCCTGATTTCCGTTCCCAAACTTTTTTAAGCAAGTTTTTGCAACATAACCCAGAAAGTTGCTCTCGAAATCCAGGGGATATTGTTCATATGAGAATATGCCAAACCGCGTTAGGATGAATACAGAATCAGTAAGTTGCTATAAGACTTTAACCTGCTGAGTGTGCGGCTTTCTATTCAGAAAATACACCTTTTGGTATTTAGGATCAGGTTCTGATCTCTTCTCCTTACTGCCGTTAGATGCCTTTTCTAACACGGCTAAATGAAGGAAACTCCTCATGTCAGTATATAAAGATCCTCATCAGCCAATAAAAAATCGACTTCTTGCCGCTTTGCCTGCCGAGGAGTACGAACGCCTGGTTCCCCACCTACAACTCGTCTCGCTCCCACTCAATCAAGTCCTCTACGAAGTTGGTGTACCAATTGAATACGTTTATTTTCCCCAACAGGGAATCGTTTCTTTACTCAGCGTGCTGGAAGATGGCTCAACTGTGGAAGCTGGAATGGTGGGCAATGACGGAATGGTGGGTCTCCCCGTAATTTTGGGAGGCAACAAAACCAGCAACCGAGCGTTGGTGCAGGTCACAGGCAATGGCATGAGAATGAAGGCAGAGCTGCTCAAATCTGAGTTTAACCGGGGAAAGGCGCTGCAAAGCTTACTGTTGCGCTATACGCAAGCAATGCTGACTCAGGTTTCTCAAGGAGTTGCCTGCAACCGCATGCATACGT belongs to Coleofasciculus sp. FACHB-1120 and includes:
- a CDS encoding Crp/Fnr family transcriptional regulator; translation: MSVYKDPHQPIKNRLLAALPAEEYERLVPHLQLVSLPLNQVLYEVGVPIEYVYFPQQGIVSLLSVLEDGSTVEAGMVGNDGMVGLPVILGGNKTSNRALVQVTGNGMRMKAELLKSEFNRGKALQSLLLRYTQAMLTQVSQGVACNRMHTLEERLARWLLTVQDRVESNQFPLTQEFIAQMLGTRRSGVTVAAGTLSKAGTISYSRGKITILNQGDLEAISCECYGIIKAEFSRLLDTEHR
- the aroF gene encoding 3-deoxy-7-phosphoheptulonate synthase, giving the protein MINAKLASQSHANHQTTVKLSEQVSFGGTELAIVGGPCTVESLEQMETVASQLGAAPVQALRGGVYKPRTSPYAFQGMGVEGLQILADVRSRYGVPVVTEVMSIGQIEAVATHADMLQIGSRNMQNFDLLKALGQAGKPILLKRGLASTIEEFVMAAEYILSHGNPDVVLCERGIRSFDNYTRNVLDLGAVAALKQITHLPVIVDPSHAVGKRELVAPLAKAAIACGADGLIIECHPEPEKSVSDARQALSLEDMVDLVHSLRPVAAAVGRRISEVGAGFSLKPAPIHFSAKKPCGLTA
- a CDS encoding SWIM zinc finger family protein, whose product is MAQFSRTWWGKRFIQALEAFTDPARLGRGRSYANGGKVLHYKIDQNEINAVVKGSVNPYFGVYKEPTYIINIEITPIDKSSWSKAIKHLSSKASFVSKLLMNEVPDNIEDAFSDLGLHLLPHNRKDFKTNCSCPDYANPCKHIAGVYYLVASQLDHNPFLLFELRGLSKEALQAELAKSPLGEVLSTELTAKEIPLESSASYYTPLEKVPVPEKINPREFWLGTKRLPQTVEVASLASLPAILIKKQGDYPPFWKKDSSFIEVMEEFYERVRIKNKDVM
- a CDS encoding DEAD/DEAH box helicase, yielding MKILHGTWIPKAEANFLQTGAFYLWVETSILKKRCNSQKNLHPSHLAKDDLEAFLTNELGIAAPYHKINENISTQYIALPTANNQPLPSPELIKYLEEEVNEDYEGFTDWEIDTYEVNTRVKTGSYSYTKVSNVIKLLNDIHFLALHNLGEIIIGSDLLFWYHYTQAFKQIIFKDQYIPSLKYRELPAVTKGKRKQTANPFEIYSGWEIVSEKYETLIQRYADYMPLVCVAGSSVPRTTVEFFSKESFLCHFSECLLHEIITQTPSTAKFNQQIANTILYDCFYLDAKNPQTTEKALEEYKQWYAWKAKLTRSQNTGNFDLCFQLKEASSETDNWQITFLANSKQDPSLKLSLGDYWRLNQKTKKNIQKYFGKDFENNLLLNLGYAARMYPKLWQGLETDQPIGLQLNLQEAFEFLKESAWVLEDSGYKVIVPAWWTPDGRRKARVRLKTSSRSVGKSKAANKGYFSLDAIVEYQYELSIGGHPVTQKEWQQLVQAKTPLVQFRGQWIELDQEKMQQMLEFWQFHAKEQPEMTLLDFMKLAAATEDDIEVEHDQTLSEMMAKLEDKSRLEPVQNPPRLQGNLREYQKRGVSWLQYLETLGLNGCLADDMGLGKSVQVIARLVNEKESADSILPTLLIAPTSVVGNWQKEIEKFAPHIQAMVHHGTSRIQQVADFKEACLKHDVVITSFTLTRKDEKLLHSLKWHRVVVDEAQNIKNPKAAQTKAILKLTANHRLALTGTPVENRLLDLWSIFNFLNPGYLGKEAQFRKGFEIPIQKDNNRVKSATLKKLVEPFILRRVKTDQSIINDLPDKVEQKLYCNLTKEQASLYEAVVKDVSEKINDSEGIQRKGLILSTLLRLKQICNHPAQFLQDGSEFSTARSHKLSRLAEMVEEAISEGESLLIFSQFKEICDSLEKYLKHTYHYNTYYIHGGTNRNKREQMISEFQNPETEPSVFILSLKAGGVGITLTKANHVFHFDRWWNPAVEDQATDRAFRIGQNKNVFVHKFIAIGTLEERIDKMIEDKKKLSSVVVGTDEAWLTELDNEAFKQLISLNKAAILE